The following proteins come from a genomic window of Paenibacillus spongiae:
- a CDS encoding SOS response-associated peptidase: MCQSITNSADVSELTERYQIEKVLFHASHSREINPTESVSAVFEHPYDGRLMSEFRWGLMPFWAKDSVLMESRTMLWKPIFDRILKRQRCVIPCTGFYVSKTEGKVTERAKLTMRSGSFAIAGLYDIFRAPTGGKETLTLTMLTTQANGLVSPYSRQMPAILEEEHVEQWLKGTFEDPFDMHDLLKPMDVMRMISVPVVSGQGDKVEFDVSRPESVG, translated from the coding sequence ATGTGCCAATCCATTACGAACTCGGCTGATGTATCGGAGCTGACGGAACGTTACCAAATCGAGAAAGTGCTGTTTCATGCTTCCCATTCCCGAGAGATCAATCCGACGGAATCGGTAAGCGCTGTGTTCGAGCATCCGTACGATGGCCGATTGATGAGTGAATTTAGGTGGGGGCTCATGCCCTTCTGGGCGAAAGATTCTGTCTTGATGGAAAGCCGGACGATGCTGTGGAAGCCGATCTTCGACCGGATCTTGAAAAGGCAGCGCTGTGTGATTCCGTGCACGGGTTTCTATGTAAGCAAGACCGAAGGCAAAGTGACGGAGCGCGCGAAGCTGACGATGCGCAGCGGGTCGTTCGCGATCGCCGGCTTGTATGACATCTTCCGTGCGCCGACGGGCGGTAAAGAGACGCTCACGCTCACAATGCTGACAACGCAGGCGAACGGATTGGTTTCGCCGTATAGCCGCCAGATGCCCGCTATTCTGGAGGAGGAGCATGTCGAGCAATGGCTGAAGGGAACCTTCGAGGATCCGTTCGATATGCATGATTTGCTCAAACCGATGGATGTGATGCGCATGATATCCGTTCCGGTCGTCTCTGGCCAGGGAGATAAAGTCGAATTTGATGTTTCCCGTCCGGAATCGGTCGGCTAG
- a CDS encoding 8-oxo-dGTP diphosphatase, translated as MRNETVPNTYALYTMCLVTDGSRVLLINRPDSRGFPGYIGPGGKVDFPESLTDGAVREVLEETGLRVSGLVYKGLDEYVVPSTGFRYMVFNYTATVFEGELLHQPPEGELEWVPISEALELPMQPWFKRRFPYFFEKGTFEIHVEWDEDNNRPIRETVKTI; from the coding sequence ATGCGCAACGAAACCGTTCCAAATACCTACGCGTTATATACGATGTGCCTGGTCACCGACGGCAGCCGCGTGCTGCTGATCAACCGGCCCGACAGCCGCGGATTTCCCGGATATATCGGTCCGGGCGGCAAGGTCGATTTTCCCGAAAGCCTGACCGATGGCGCCGTCCGCGAAGTGCTGGAGGAGACCGGGCTTCGGGTTAGCGGCCTGGTCTACAAGGGGCTGGATGAGTATGTCGTCCCCAGCACAGGCTTTCGTTATATGGTCTTTAACTATACCGCTACCGTCTTCGAGGGCGAGCTGCTGCATCAACCGCCGGAAGGAGAGCTCGAATGGGTGCCGATTTCCGAAGCCCTTGAGCTGCCAATGCAGCCCTGGTTCAAGCGCCGGTTCCCTTATTTCTTCGAGAAAGGAACGTTCGAGATTCATGTGGAATGGGACGAGGACAACAATCGGCCGATACGCGAAACCGTGAAGACAATATAA